The Desulfobacterales bacterium DNA window GCCTTGCCGGTTTTGACATAGTTCAGCCAGTCTTTGCTGGGGTGATGTCCTTTGGTGGTGACAATCTCGACGATATCCCCGGTTTTGAGTTCGTACTGCAGCGGCACCAGCCGGCCGTTCACTTTGGCGCCGGTGCACTGGTGGCCGACTTCGGTGTGGATGAGATAGGCAAAATCAATGGGCGTGGCGCCCCGGGGCAGGCTCTTGACCTCGCCCTGCGGGGTAAATACGTAGACTTCGGCGGGAAACAGGTCAATCCGGACGTTTTCCAGGAATTCATCCGGATCGCCGTAATTATCCTGGTGATTTTCCACCAGATTCTGTATCCATTCAAAGCTGCTGATGCTTTCCTTGTCCGTTACCCGGCCCTCCTTATAGCTCCAGTGGGCCGCAATCCCGGAGTTGGCCACCCGATCCATCTCTTCGGTCCGGATCTGTACCTCCATGCGTTCCCCATAGGGCCCGATTACCGTTGTGTGGAGGGATTTATACCCGTTCGGCTTGGGAAATCCGATATAATCTTTAAATTTTGTGGGCACCGGCCGCCAGTTGGCGTGGATAATGCCTAAGGCCTCATAGCATTGCGGAATGCTCTCCATAATCAGCCGGAAGGCAGTAATATCATAGACCTCCTCAAAGCTTAAGTCCTGCGAGAGCATCTTTTGGTGAATGCTGTGGAACTGTTTATACCGGCCGTACACCCGGGCGGGCAAACCGGTTTCTTTCATCTTTTCGCCGATGATTTTTTTCACCGTATCCACATAGTGCTCTCGCTGCAGCTGATCCTTGGCGACCAGATTCTTAATCCGTTCATACTCCTCAGGCTGAGTGTAATAGAAGGAAATCTCCTCCAGTTCCCGCTTCATCCAGTAAATCCCCAGCCGGGAGGCGATGGGCGCATAGATGTCGAGCGTTTCCTGGGCAATGGCTTTCTTTTTGTCCTCTGTCCGGTGGAAATGAATGGTTCGGATGTTATGGAGGCGGTCGGCCAGTTTAATCAGGATCACCCGGAGGTCATCGGCCATGGCCAGGATCATTTTGCGCAGATTTTCAGCCTGCCGGTCCCGGGCCGTATTCAGGGACAATTTGCTGATCTTGGTTACCCCGGCGATGATTTTAGCGGCTTGTTCGCCGAAACGCTCCTGGATGTCTTCAATGGTGGTATGCGTATCCTCGACCACATCATGGAGCAGCCCGCAGGCGATGCTGGTGGTATCAAGATGCATATCCGCAAGAATATTGGCCACTTCCAGCGGATGGGACAGATACGGCTCCCCGTTTAATCGCACCTGGCCTTCATGCACTTTGGCGGAGTAAACATAGGCCTGATTGACAATATCAACATCCGCGTCCGGATAATATTCGCTGATTTTGTCGAGTATGTCGGAGATACGTAACATTTATTTAAGTGACCGGCTCAGTATGCCTTGGCAAACACGACACGCTGGGGGCTTTGCTTGCCGCACTCAATGCATTTGCCTTTTTCTTTTTCCCCTTCAAAGGGAATACATCGGATGGAGACGTTTAACCGGTCCTTGATCGCCGTCTCGCAGGCGCTGTCCCCGCACCAGTGGGAAAGGGCGAATCCGCCGTGAATTTCCGGCCGCTCATGGTTTTTGGGGGTGAAAAAGTCGTTGAATGTCTCCAGCTCATCAATTTTGTGCGTATTGGCCTCCCTGAAGGACAGCGCCCGTTCAAACAGCGTCTGCTGGATGTCATCCAGAATATCGCCGATGGTCTCCACGAATTCATCCTTCTGGATGGCGGTTTTATCCTTGGCGTCCTTATCCCGCCGGCCTACAAACACGGAATCCTTTTCAATATCCTTGGGCCCGATTTCCACCCGCAGCGGAATGCCTTTCCGGATCCAGTCCCAGTTCCGGGCGCCGGTATTTCGGGTATCGATTTCCACAGCAATCGGCCGGCTGCAGTAATGCTTTTCCCGCAGGCGCGCGGCCAACGCATCCACAAATGCCATAACCGGCTGCCGGTCCTTGTCGGATCGGAGAATCGGCATTAATACCACGTGCGAAGAGGCGATTCGGGGCGGCAGCACAATGCCGTTGTCATCGCCGTGGGTCATGATCAGGCCCCCGATCAGGCGTGTGGATGAGCCCCAGGAGGTGGTCCATACATATTCCTCCGTTTCCTGGGCGGACTGAAAGGTTATATCCGAGGCGCGTGCGAAGTTCTGCCCGAGGAAATGGGAGGTCCCGGCCTGAAGGGCTTTTTTATCCTGCATCATGGCCTCAATGCAGGTGGTGGTTTCCGCGCCCGGGAATTTTTCCGCAAGGGTTTTTTCACCGGTCATCACCGGCATGGCCATATACTCTTCAGCCATTTTCTTATAAATATTTAACATCATATGCGTTCGGTCAATGGCCTCTTTCCGGGTGGCATGGGCGGTATGGCCTTCCTGCCACAGGAATTCGCTGGTCCGCAGAAAAATCCGGGTGCGCATTTCCCACCTGACCACGTTGGCCCACTGGTTGATCAGCACCGGCAGATCCCGGTAGCTTTTGATCCATTTGGAAAAAGAGTCGCCGATGATGGTCTCGGAGGTGGGGCGCACAATCAGGGGCGCCGTCAATTTGCCGGCCGGCACCAGTGCGCCGTCCTCACCCTTTTCGAGTTTATGATGGGTGACCACCGCGCATTCCTTGGCAAACCCTTCTACATGCTGGGCCTCTTTTTCAAGAAAATTGACGGGAATAAAAAGCGGAAAATACGCATTGCGAACCCCCGTGGTCTTGAACATGTCATCGAGGGTCCGCGTGATGTTCTCCCACAGAGCGTAGCCCCAGGGTTTGATGACCATGCAGCCCCGTACGGGCGATACTTCGGCCATATCCGCTGCCTTGATGACTTCCTGATACCATTCCGGGTAGTTTTCCTCCCGGGTCGGCTGGATTGCAGTTTTAGCTTGTTTCATCTCGCTCCTCTTTTATTGTTGCTTTCAAATTCATCAACTTCCTTGAGCAGCGCATCCAAAAGCTCCGCCTGCGGAATTTTACGGATTACTTTTCCCCGCTTGAACAAAATGCCGGACTCCCTGCCGCCGGCAACACCGATGTCAGCCGCCCTGGCCTCGCCGGGGCCGTTGACGGGGCATCCCATGATGGCGATTTTAATCGGTGTGGTTCGCGTCATAAGCGCCTTTTCTGCAGCTTCGGCAAGGGAGAACAAATCAAACTGGCAGCGGCCGCAGGTCGGGCAGGAAATGAGCTCCGGGCCCCGCCGTCGGATATCTAAAGCTTTTAATATTTCATAGCCCACCCGTACCTCTTCCATCGGGTCCCGGGTCAGGGAGACCCGCAGGGTATCGCCGATGCCTTCGGCCAGCAGAAGGCCTATGCCCATGGCGGATTTCACGATTCCGGCATACAGGCCGCCGGCCTCGGTAATACCGATATGCAGGGGGAAATCGGTTTTTTCAGATAGCTGCCGGTAGGCGGAGACCGTCTGGCGGACATCCGAGGATTTAATGGCAAGCTTTAGCCGATCAAACCCCAGCTCTTTCATCAAATCGAGGTGGCGCAGGGCGCTTTCCACCAGGGCATCGGCGGTGGCCGCCCCGTGTCTGGCATAGATGTCCTTTTCCAGGGAGCCGGCATTAACCCCGATCCGGATGGGGATGCCGGTTTCATTTGCCGTGTCCACCACTGCCTTGATTCTTTCGCGGCTGCCGATGTTCCCCGGATTGATGCGCAGACCGTCTGCACCGGCGCGGGCGGCGGCAATGGCCAGACGATAGTCGAAATGAATGTCTGCAATCAATGGGATCCGGATGCCTTGTTTAATGCCGGAAATGGCTTCGGCCGCGGCCTCGTCCGGCACAGCCACGCGGATGATTTCACAGCCCGCCGCCTCCAGCCGATGAATCTGGGCTATGGTGGCGGCAACATCCCGGGTGTCGGTGTTGGTCATGGATTGGACCGCAATCGGGGCATTGCCGCCGATGGGCACCTTGCCTACATGGATTTGCCGGGTCGGTCGCCGGTTGATCGGAAAAGCCATAATGTATGAAAATACAAATTTTTTTGTTTTTCTTGGAGGCGCCGCTAAGCCCTTTGAATCCGGGCTTTCCGGATTGCCCAGGGTCGCGGTCACATCCTCACTTGCTTAACAGAGAAAGGGCCTTTATTCAAGCCCAACCCGCCCGTTTTTTCCGGGCTGTCGGCCCTTGGTTTTCAAAATACGGTTGCTAGTTTAACCGATTTTTTTTAATTTGTAACGGAATGTTTACGAATGTTTACGATTCTGCTGTTTGTTGACAAGGAGACGGAAGATGAGTGAAAAATCGGGAAGCGGAGATTCGGGTGTTTCAGCGGGAAATGTGCACCAGGCGTTGGATGCGGCGGCATCAGATGGGGATCTGTCCTGTGCGGCCGCATTTGCGGTGGCGGCATCCCTGAAAATATTCCCGGCAGCGGTGGGGGAATATGCCGACGAATTCGGATTTCATTTGACCCAGTGTCAGCTTGGCCTGTTCGGGTATACGCCGCATAAAAAAATCGTGGAGCCTTTGGCCTCTGTTAATGCGGAATTGGCGGAGGCCATCCGGGAGGGGCTTGTCAATGATCGGCTGCCGTGCAAAACCGCATGGGAGATTGCCGAGCGCTTTGACGTGCCGCGGATGACCGTGAGCGCGGCGTGTGAAGCGCTCGGCATAAAAATAAAGCCCTGCCAGATCGGCGCCTTTTAATTTTTCGTTAGCCCATCCGCAGAAAGGGGTTCATCCGCTTTTCCTGGCCGATGGTGGTGGTGGGGCCGTGGCCGGTATAGACCGTAACATCATCGCCTAACGGGAAAAGCTTGTTTTTCACGCTCGAAATCAGCGTGTCAAAATCGCCGCCCGCAAAATCGGTTCGGCCGATGGAGCCGGCAAACAGGGTGTCGCCCACGAATACGACGCCATCCGCATGAAAGGAGACGCCCCCTAAAGAATGCCCCGGCGTATGGAGCACCTTAAAGGTGATATCCCCAAAGGTGATGGTATCGCCCTCATCAATGGTTTTATCCGGCGGCGGGGAGTTTTCCGCGGAAAGTCCGAAGGACGCCGCGGCCTGGGGCAGGGAATCCAGCATGGGGGCATCCTGTGCATGGATCAAAAGTTCTGCGCCGGTGGCATCCTTCAGGCGCCGGTTGGCGCTTACGTGGTCAAAATGCCCATGGGTGTTTAATATATATTTCACCGTCAGCTTGGATTCCGCCAGGGTCATTAAAATCCGGTCCGCGTCATCGCCCGGATCAATAACCACTGCCTCCTTGGTATTCTCGCAGCCCACGATATAGCAGTTGGCCATGATCGGGCCGACTGCCAGCGTTTTGATAATCAAATACGCCTCCTTCCTTATTTGTTTTTCCGTTTTTTGGCCTGCTCGGCGATCTCCACGATACTGGTGAGCTTGTTCTTCGGCTGGTCGGCCGCCTTTTCCACCAGTTGCTCAAACACCTCCGCCGGCAGGTTGGCTTTGAGGTAGGATTCAACGTCAAATTGTTCCCACCAGCAGTCAAAAATCTTCCAGCAGGGCTTGTCGTCATCGCCGCTGATCAGGCAGTAGCGGAATGAGATCTTGCTTCCCAGCCGGGGGCATCGCCGTTCCAGGTTGTCGAAATCTGTGTCGTTATTCATCCTGTAACTCACTACTTATGCTTCAGATGCTGCGGCTTGGGAAAGTCCGCATAGATCTTTTCGCATTCAGCGACCTCATCCATGGACAGTACGATATCTTTCATCTGGCCGGACAGATAGGAATCATAGGCCGTTAAATCAAGCAGGCCGTGGCCGCTCCAGTTAAACAGGATGACCTTTTCCTTGCCCTCTTCCCTGGCCTTTTTGGCCTCATCAATCACAGTGGCCAGGGCATGGGTGGTTTCCGGCGCCGGAATAATCCCTTCGGTCCGGGCCAGCAGAATGCCTGCGTCAAAGACCTGGCTCTGCTTGACGGATTTGGGCTCAAGCAGCCCCTCATCCACCAGCTGGCTCACCGTGGGCGCCATACCGTGGTATCTTAAGCCGCCGGAGTGGAAGGGCGGGGGCACAAACGCGTGGCCCAGGCTGTGCATGGGAAGAAGCGGCGTATACCGCGCGGTGTCTCCGTGGTCATAGACGAACGGCGCCTTGGTAAGGGTCGGGCAGCCGGCCGGTTCAACCGGATAAATATCAATATCTTTGCCGTTGATTTTATCCAGCACAAAAGGGAAGGCCAGGCCGGCAAAGTTGCTCCCCCCGCCGGCACAGCCGATAATGACATCCGGATAATCGCCGGCCAGTTCCATCTGCTTTTTGGCTTCCAGGCCGATGATGCTTTGATGCAAAATCACATGGTTTAAGACGCTGCCCAGTGAATACCGGGTCTGCCCGGTTTCATCCGCCACCGCCTCTTCGATGGCTTCGCTGATGGCTATGCCCAGGCTGCCCGGGGTGTCCGGATACTTTTCCAGCGCATCGCGGCCGGCCTTGGTCTCACTGCTGGGGCTGGGAACGCAGTTGCCCCCCCAGGCGGCCATCATGAATTTCCGGTAGGGTTTCTGGTCAAAAGATACCCGTACCATGTAGACCTTGCATTCCACGCCGTACTGGGCGCAGGCAAAGGACAGGGCGCTGCCCCATTGGCCGGCGCCGGTTTCCGTGGTCATGCGTTTGATGCCGAAGGCCTTGTTGTAATAGGCTTGGGGAACGGCTGTATTGGGTTTATGGCTGCCCGGCGGGCTGACGGATTCATTTTTAAAATAGATCCGGGCCGGGGTATCAAGCGCCTTTTCAAGCGACAAGGCCCGTACCAGCGGGGCCGGCCGCCAGATATTTAACACATTTAAAACCTCATCCGGAATATCGATCCAGCGCTCGGAGGAGACTTCCTGCTCGATCAGGTTCATGGGAAAGACCGGGGCCAGCTGATCCGGGGACACAGGATTGCCGTCCGGCCCGAGTGGCGGGTTCATGTTGATATCAGCGAGAATGTTATACCATTGCCGCGGAATCTCATCTTCCCGAAGAATGTATTTGCGTAGTTCCATGACGACTCCTTTGTTTTTGTGCTTGTATTTATGCCGATTGATCCTGATCGTTGGAAGTACCGGTTCCAATTTCCGCCTCCGCCGCGCCCGGCGATGAATCCAGCCCGTGGTGCTGCCGAATCGCATCCAAAACGCCGTTAACAAACGGGCCGGTTTCATCGGTACCGAATTTTTTGCCGATCTCAATAGCTTCATTGATGGAGACCTTGGCGGGGATATCCTCGCAATAAAGCATTTCAAAGGCGGCCAGGCGGAGGATATTCCGGTCCACCCCGCTCATCCGGTAGACTCTCCAGTTGCTTGAATGCGCCTCAATGATCCGGTCCAAATCGGATCGATGTTCGATCACCCCTTTGACAAGCCGGCGGCAGAAATTTGACGGCGCCTGCTTCGGGGAAATAAGTTCGCCCAAATCATCAAACAGTGCGTCTGTGTTATTGCCCAGCATGTCCATGCAGAACAGAATCTGCAGGGCCAGTTCTCTTGATTTGTGGCGGTTGCTCATGGATGTTCTTATTTAAACGACTCTTCAATGGCGTCGAATAAATTGGTCATTTCGATGGCAGCCACTGCGGCATCCCATCCCTTGTTGCCCGCCTTGGTACCGGCCCGCTCAATCGCCTGTTCAATGGTATCCGTGGTGACAACGCCGAAAATAACCGGCACTCCGGTTTCCAGGCTGACGCTGGCGATTCCCTTGGAGACCTCGGCGCTCACATAGTCAAAATGCGGGGTGGCGCCCCGAATCACCGCCCCCAGACAGAGGATTGCATCGTGTTTGCCGGCCTGGGCCGTTTTTTTGGCGATCAGCGGAATTTCAAATGATCCGGGCACCTTGATGATATCAATGGCGTCATCAGATACACCGCTTCGCTGCAGCGCGTCAATGGCCCCGCTCATCAGTTTGTCCGAGATGAAATCGTTGAAACGGCTGACAATCAGCGCAAATCGTTTTCCTTTGGCAACCAGATTTCCTTCAATGACATTGGGCATGGGCTTTATCCTTTATTCAGTTATGGCATGGCGTTACGGGGTTGTATCAATATTTAAGCAATGCCCCATCTTGAGCCGTTTGCATTCCAGATAGCAGCGGTTGTAATCGTTTGCCTCAATCTGCATCGGGATCTGCTCAACGACGCTCAATCCGTAACCTTCCAGACCGACGATTTTTTTCGGGTTGTTGGTGATCAGCCGCATCTTCCGGATGCCCAGATCCGCCAGCACCTGGGCGCCGATACCGTAATCGCGAAGATCGGCCTTGAAGCCGAGCTTTTCATTGGCCTCCACCGTATCATAGCCCTGGTCCTGGAGCACATAGGCTTTTAATTTGTTCACCAGCCCGATGCCCCGCCCTTCCTGGCGGACATACAGAAGCACGCCGGAGCCTTCTTTATCCATCATCTCCATGGATTTATGGAGCTGGTCCCCGCAGTCGCAGCGCATGGAGCCGAATATGTCGCCGGTGAGGCACTCGGAGTGGACCCGAACAAGGGTGGGATTTTCCGGATCGATTTCGCCTTTGATGAGCGCAATGTGCTGAAGATCTTCCATATCATTTTCATACACGATGACCTTAAAGGTGCCGGCATGCGCGGTGGGCACGGTGGCCTCGACCGCCTTATGCACAAAGGATTCCGTGCGCATGCGGTATTCGATCAGCTTTTCAATGGTGCAGATACCGATGCCGTGCTCCTCGCTGAATTTTTCAAGCGAGGGCATCCGGGCCATGGTGCCGTCCTCATCCATAATTTCGCAGATCACCGCCGCCGGTTTAAGCCCCGCCAGCCGGGCCAGATCCACCGAACCTTCGGTCTGGCCGGTCCTGACGATGACCCCGCCGCGCCGGGCCCGCAGGGGAAATACATGGCCGGGCCGGACCACATCTTCCGGTTTGGCGTCATCTGCGATGGCCGCCTGGATGGTGGTGGCCCGATCCGCCGCAGAAATACCGGTGGTCACCCCGTGACGTGCCTCTATGGATACGGTAAATCCCGTCTGAAAGCGGGAGGTATTGTTGCTCACCATCATGGGCAGATTCAGGGCCTCAATCCGATCCGGCGTCATGGCCAGGCAGACCAGACCGCGGCCGTATTTGGCCATGAAATTGATCGCCTCGGGCGTGACCGCCTCTGCGGCCATGGTGAGATCGCCTTCGTTCTCCCGGTCCTCATCATCGACCAGGATCACCATTCTGCCGTCCCGGATCTCCTTGATGGCCTCTTCAACGCTTAAATGTCCCATTTTCCTTTATATCTCCTGTATTCGGTAACCGGCTTTGAGGCGCAGGCCCCAGGCCGGTATCATGTAATCGGGTCAGCTATATAAATCCGGTCTTGGCAAGAAACGCCATATCCAGGCCGGTTTCCGGTTTATCGTCGCTGGCGCGCTGGTTTCCTTCGGTGATAAATTTTTCCACATACTTGCCGATCATGTCGGTTTCAATATTGACCGTATCCCCCGGCTGTCTGTGCTGGATGGTGGTTTCCGCCGCCGTGTGCGGAATAATCGCCACTTCAAAGCCCTGGTCATTGACCGTGTTAATGGTCAGGCTGATGCCGTCAATGGCCACCGACCCCTTGGCGATCATATACCGGGTCAACGCCTTCGGCACGGAGACGCCGATCCACAGGGCGTTGCCCCGGACGTTTTTATGGGTAATGCGGCCGGTGCCGTCAATGTGGCCGGACACAAGGTGGCCGTCCAGCCGGTCTGAGAGCCTGAGGGCCCGTTCGATGTTTACCCGGCTGCCCGGAGTGATCGTCTGCAGCGTGGTCCGGGAAAGCGTCTCCGGGGATACATCCACTTCAAACCGGGCCCCGGAAATCCGGACCGCCGTCAGGCAGGCCCCGTTTACCGCGATGCTGTCCCCGATGCGGGTGCCTTCCAGCACAAAATCCGCAGTCACGGAAAGGCGCTTGCCTTCCCCGGCAGCCGATACCGCAGTGATGGTGCCCAGTCCCTCAATAATTCCGGTAAACATGGCCTGTGTCTGACTTTCGGTTCATATGTAATTGCTCCGCAAAAAGCGATTAATGTAACCGCCGCGGTATGTTTGCAGAAAGTAGCCTTTGATTCGTACTCGTACTCGTGCTCGTAATCGGCCTCTAAATTTCCCGAGTACGATTACGAGTACGAGCACCGTCCCGCTCACGCGGGACTGAGTACGATTAGTCCTTCACCCCTCTCCCAAATTTATTTGGGGGAGGGATTGGGCGGGGGTTACTCTACCGCTGCCGCCGCACATACCCGGAAATCAACACATCCTCGTCAAATCGCTTTACATGGATGTTTTCAATGGGGACGCTGCCGGCCATCAGCTCCGGTCCCGGGCCGCCGCAGATCGGTATGCCGTCATCGCCCCCCAGTATTTTGGGGGCATAGAAAAAATATATTTTATCCGCAATCCCGGCGCGCAGTGCCGCCCCCAGGACCCGGCTGCCGCCTTCAATCATCAGGCTGGTCATACTTTTCTGGCCCAGCATGTCTATCACAGCGGAGAAATCCAGCAATCCATCTGTCAACGGGGCCTTGAGCAGTTCAACCCCTTTTCCCGCCAGCCGATCCGGCTTTTCCGGATCATCCGATTCATTAAAAATAATAAGCGTATCAGATGCCGATTCGATCTGCAATACTTTCGCATCCTCTGGAATGGATAGCCGGGTATCCAGAATAATGCGGTGCGGGTCTGTCCCTTTTTTCCCATCCAGCCGGGCGGTGAGGCTGGGGTTATCCGCCTTGACCGTGCCCACGCCCACCAGAATGGCGTCCGCCCAGTGGCGCAGCTCATGCACATACTGACGGGAGGCCGGGCCGGTGACCCACTTGGAATCCCCGGTTCGCGTGGCGATTCGGCCGTCCAGGGTGGCCGCGCATTTTAAAAAAACAAAGGGGCGCCCTGTTTGGATGAATTTAAAAAACGCCTCGTTTTGCTCAAGGGCTTCTTCTTCGCAGATACCCAGGCTGATGTCAAGCCCCTGGCTTTTCAAATAATTCGCCCCGCCGCCGGTGACTTTCGGGTTGGGGTCTGCCGCGGCAACCACCACGCGCCGGATGCCGGCGGCAAGGACCCGCTCCGTGCAGGGCGGGGTCCGGCCATGGTGGTGGCAGGGTTCGAGGGTTACATAGAGGGTGGCGCCGGCCGCCTGTTCGCCGGCATGGTCCAGGGCGTTGACCTCGGCATGCGGCCCGCCGAGCACTTCGTGCCAGCCTTTGCCGATGATGGTGCCGTCCTTTACCACCACTGCCCCGACCATCGGGTTCGGCGAGGTGTAGCCGCGCCCGTTTTCCGCCAGATCCAGGGCGATATGCATGTAGAATGGGTCGTCCATAGGTAAATTATCAGGTTTACCGGCTGCTCAAAAGCGTCTTAAGTTCCGCTACAAAGTCACCTACATCCTTGAAATCCCGGTAAACCGAGGCAAACCGAACATAAGCCACCTTGTCCAGCTCATGGAGCTTCTTCATGACCTTCTCGCCGATGATGGCCGAGGGAATTTCCTTTTCCTCGGATTCGCGGAGATCCCGTTCGATCTCTTCGATAAAGGACTCGATTACGTTCATGCTGATTTCGCGCTTTTCACAGGCCTTCTTTAACCCGGCCCGGACCTTGTCCCGGCTGAAAAGCTCCCGCCGCTTGTCCTTTTTGATGATCATCAGCGGAATTTCCTCAATGTACTCGTAGGTGGTAAATCGCCGCCTGCAGGCCAAGCATTCCCGCCGCCGCCGGATGGCGGTGCCGTCCCGGCTCAGCCGGGAGTCGATGACTTTGTTGTCGTTTTCACGGCAAAAAGGGCATTTCATAACCTTCCCCCTGCGCTTGCACCAATTGCGCCGTTTCGGTTGTTCAGGTATCGTTGATTTTTACGACTTCGATTTCCGCCTCCTCAAGCAGGTCCCTGGACAACTGATCGGCATACCCCGATCGGTAATATATGTTTTTGATTCCGGCATTGATTAGCATTTTGGTGCAGATAGAGCAGGGCAGGTTGGTGCAGTAGAGCGAGGCTCCTGCAATGGGCACGCCGTGATAGGCTGCCTGGATGATGGCGTTTTGCTCTGCATGGATGCCGCGGCAGAGTTCATGGCGTTCGCCGGAGGCGATCTGCATGGTCTCCCGCATACAGCCGACCTCGGCACAGTGCGCGATTCCGCTGGGCGCCCCGTTGTAGCCGGTGGCAAGGATCCGTTTATCTTTAACGATGATCGCGCCCACCGCCCGCCGCAGGCAGGTCGAGCGTCTGGCCACCAGGGCCGCGATCTCCATGAAGTAATCGTTCCAAGCGGGCCGACTGTCCGGTTGGGTCGGCATATGCATCTCCTTTGGCATGGGGCAGCCCTGCAAAATCCGGTTAGTGCATCGGGTTATTCCGGGTCCTGG harbors:
- a CDS encoding riboflavin synthase, whose translation is MFTGIIEGLGTITAVSAAGEGKRLSVTADFVLEGTRIGDSIAVNGACLTAVRISGARFEVDVSPETLSRTTLQTITPGSRVNIERALRLSDRLDGHLVSGHIDGTGRITHKNVRGNALWIGVSVPKALTRYMIAKGSVAIDGISLTINTVNDQGFEVAIIPHTAAETTIQHRQPGDTVNIETDMIGKYVEKFITEGNQRASDDKPETGLDMAFLAKTGFI
- the ribD gene encoding bifunctional diaminohydroxyphosphoribosylaminopyrimidine deaminase/5-amino-6-(5-phosphoribosylamino)uracil reductase RibD, with protein sequence MDDPFYMHIALDLAENGRGYTSPNPMVGAVVVKDGTIIGKGWHEVLGGPHAEVNALDHAGEQAAGATLYVTLEPCHHHGRTPPCTERVLAAGIRRVVVAAADPNPKVTGGGANYLKSQGLDISLGICEEEALEQNEAFFKFIQTGRPFVFLKCAATLDGRIATRTGDSKWVTGPASRQYVHELRHWADAILVGVGTVKADNPSLTARLDGKKGTDPHRIILDTRLSIPEDAKVLQIESASDTLIIFNESDDPEKPDRLAGKGVELLKAPLTDGLLDFSAVIDMLGQKSMTSLMIEGGSRVLGAALRAGIADKIYFFYAPKILGGDDGIPICGGPGPELMAGSVPIENIHVKRFDEDVLISGYVRRQR
- the nrdR gene encoding transcriptional regulator NrdR, producing the protein MKCPFCRENDNKVIDSRLSRDGTAIRRRRECLACRRRFTTYEYIEEIPLMIIKKDKRRELFSRDKVRAGLKKACEKREISMNVIESFIEEIERDLRESEEKEIPSAIIGEKVMKKLHELDKVAYVRFASVYRDFKDVGDFVAELKTLLSSR
- a CDS encoding cytidine/deoxycytidylate deaminase family protein codes for the protein MPTQPDSRPAWNDYFMEIAALVARRSTCLRRAVGAIIVKDKRILATGYNGAPSGIAHCAEVGCMRETMQIASGERHELCRGIHAEQNAIIQAAYHGVPIAGASLYCTNLPCSICTKMLINAGIKNIYYRSGYADQLSRDLLEEAEIEVVKINDT